From Granulicella sp. WH15, the proteins below share one genomic window:
- a CDS encoding DUF6580 family putative transport protein — MSASIVLLFAILSRILPPSLHLTAMNFTAVGGSLLFFGARGTKRSPWQTAIAVAALMATDVFLTLFIYHYPFHVSGYVVTWAWYAGVCLMGRTLLQRASALRVTGAVLGSATSFFLLSNLVVWMGSMYAHTAAGLASCFASALPFYRNDLVSTGLVAGALFGLPALATRMVDAFQPHHDIA, encoded by the coding sequence ATGTCCGCTTCCATCGTTCTGCTCTTCGCCATCCTCAGCCGCATCCTTCCGCCGTCGCTCCACCTGACCGCCATGAACTTCACCGCGGTAGGCGGCTCGCTGCTCTTCTTCGGCGCACGCGGCACGAAGCGCAGCCCCTGGCAGACGGCCATCGCGGTCGCCGCCCTGATGGCCACCGACGTCTTCCTGACGCTCTTCATCTACCACTATCCCTTCCACGTCAGCGGATACGTCGTCACCTGGGCCTGGTACGCGGGCGTCTGCCTGATGGGCCGCACACTGCTCCAGCGCGCCTCCGCCCTGCGCGTCACCGGCGCGGTTCTGGGCTCGGCCACCTCGTTTTTCCTGCTCAGTAACCTGGTCGTCTGGATGGGCAGCATGTACGCCCACACCGCCGCCGGGTTGGCCTCCTGCTTCGCCTCCGCGCTGCCCTTCTATCGCAACGACCTCGTCTCCACCGGACTGGTCGCCGGGGCGCTCTTCGGACTGCCCGCACTGGCCACGCGCATGGTCGATGCCTTCCAGCCGCACCACGATATCGCGTAA
- a CDS encoding VTT domain-containing protein, which produces MSAGAVLLKGPWGWLKPVGAWLMKAKVWLILALKPFGAWGILGLSTIDSAAIPLPFLDPLVVSYGVTNHGKFLLYCFMAALGSAIGSMLPYYLGRAGGELFLLKRINRERYEQLRDRFERQEFLAIMLPAMMPPPMPVKLFELAAGVFEMRPLSYFLAICGGKFLRFTVESIITIVYGPTIFHTGMQAVHEHSTAFVALLGIVLILLGVWVARKIFDRKKGIPLPSEEGKDEFEN; this is translated from the coding sequence GTGAGCGCTGGCGCAGTGTTGCTGAAGGGGCCGTGGGGTTGGTTGAAGCCGGTCGGGGCATGGCTGATGAAGGCCAAGGTCTGGCTGATCCTGGCGCTGAAGCCGTTTGGCGCGTGGGGGATTCTGGGGCTTTCGACGATTGACTCGGCGGCGATTCCGCTGCCGTTTCTGGACCCGCTGGTGGTGAGCTACGGCGTCACGAACCACGGCAAGTTTCTGCTCTACTGCTTTATGGCGGCGCTGGGGTCGGCGATTGGGAGCATGTTGCCGTACTACCTGGGCCGCGCGGGCGGCGAGCTGTTTCTGCTGAAGCGCATCAACCGTGAGCGGTACGAGCAGCTCCGCGACCGGTTCGAGCGGCAGGAGTTTCTGGCGATCATGCTTCCCGCCATGATGCCGCCGCCGATGCCGGTGAAGCTCTTCGAGCTGGCGGCGGGCGTCTTTGAGATGAGGCCGCTCTCGTACTTCCTGGCGATCTGTGGGGGCAAGTTCCTGCGGTTTACGGTGGAGTCGATCATCACGATTGTGTATGGGCCGACGATCTTCCACACGGGGATGCAGGCAGTGCATGAGCACTCCACGGCATTTGTGGCTCTGCTGGGGATTGTGCTGATTCTGCTGGGGGTTTGGGTAGCGCGGAAGATCTTCGACCGGAAGAAGGGGATTCCGCTCCCAAGCGAAGAGGGCAAAGACGAGTTCGAAAACTAG
- a CDS encoding MogA/MoaB family molybdenum cofactor biosynthesis protein, with product MTLSFRKNVRVVVLTISDRCFQGTQADLSGPRVQAVLAAAGVPATATEILPDEVNEIATALRRHAKDVGLIVTTGGTGLGPRDVTPEATRSVCERMVDGLPERMRAAGLAHTPMAALSRGVCGTLGTTLIVNLPGSPAGAATSLEAILGLLPHALDLLAGHGDHAQVSE from the coding sequence ATGACTCTTAGCTTTCGCAAGAATGTGCGGGTAGTGGTGCTGACGATCAGCGACCGCTGTTTTCAAGGCACGCAGGCAGACCTCTCCGGGCCGCGCGTGCAGGCTGTGCTGGCGGCCGCGGGCGTGCCGGCGACGGCAACCGAGATACTGCCGGACGAGGTAAACGAGATCGCCACGGCGCTGCGGCGGCACGCCAAGGACGTCGGCCTGATTGTGACCACCGGCGGCACCGGCCTGGGGCCGCGCGATGTGACGCCGGAGGCGACGCGCTCGGTCTGTGAGCGCATGGTGGACGGTCTGCCGGAGCGGATGCGCGCTGCGGGGCTGGCGCATACGCCGATGGCTGCGCTGAGCCGTGGCGTCTGCGGGACGCTGGGGACGACCCTGATCGTGAACCTGCCGGGCAGCCCGGCGGGCGCGGCCACCTCGCTTGAGGCCATTCTGGGCCTGCTGCCGCACGCGCTCGATCTGCTGGCCGGGCACGGGGATCATGCGCAGGTGTCCGAGTGA
- a CDS encoding energy transducer TonB, with amino-acid sequence MPILDLPSNPPPPESPEPVVLRSNRYGELAEHELVRLLDTLDDDRARSRFRESIYISVIVYLIIGWFLVYGPRVLFHQGKIVNPADVLKARELTELTTPKDITRHHLARNPPALDQKTIKQLQATRKPTPQPPAPAPKAAPAPTPQPQAATPPPPPPPPAATHETPQPRLAPTPQPQQQAAIPDSPRPAPTRPNFSSPNQNPGDAIRQAARDAARAGAAGGDYGASAVTHAGGADLGSGMEVLSDTQGVDFDAYFRRLKREIYNTWIPLIPEEARPPLNKRGITQIRFTILPDGKIGAMHLDGSTHDTAIDRAAWGSIVGVGQFQALPAGYHGNLELRFTYYVNTEPK; translated from the coding sequence ATGCCGATCCTCGATCTTCCGTCCAACCCGCCGCCGCCTGAATCACCCGAGCCCGTCGTCCTCCGCAGCAACCGCTACGGCGAGCTGGCCGAGCACGAGCTTGTCCGCCTGCTCGACACCCTCGACGACGACCGTGCCCGTTCGCGCTTCCGCGAGTCCATCTACATCTCGGTCATCGTCTACCTGATTATCGGTTGGTTTCTGGTGTATGGCCCCCGAGTGCTCTTTCACCAGGGCAAGATCGTCAACCCGGCCGATGTCCTGAAGGCCCGGGAGCTGACCGAGCTGACCACTCCCAAGGACATCACCCGTCACCATCTGGCGCGTAACCCGCCCGCGCTCGACCAGAAGACCATCAAGCAGCTACAGGCCACGCGCAAGCCGACACCGCAGCCCCCGGCTCCAGCTCCAAAGGCCGCTCCAGCGCCCACGCCTCAGCCCCAGGCGGCAACGCCTCCACCGCCGCCCCCACCGCCCGCCGCGACGCATGAGACACCGCAGCCCCGTCTTGCGCCCACGCCCCAGCCGCAGCAACAGGCCGCCATTCCGGATTCTCCGCGCCCAGCCCCCACCCGGCCTAACTTCAGCTCGCCCAACCAGAACCCCGGCGACGCCATCCGTCAGGCCGCCCGCGATGCCGCCCGTGCCGGGGCTGCCGGTGGCGACTACGGGGCCAGCGCCGTCACCCACGCCGGGGGAGCCGACCTCGGCTCCGGCATGGAGGTCCTCTCCGATACCCAGGGGGTCGACTTCGACGCCTACTTCCGCCGCCTGAAGCGCGAGATCTACAACACGTGGATTCCGCTGATCCCCGAAGAAGCCCGGCCACCGCTGAACAAGCGCGGCATCACCCAGATCCGCTTCACGATCCTGCCCGACGGCAAGATCGGAGCTATGCACCTGGACGGCAGCACCCACGACACTGCCATCGACCGTGCCGCGTGGGGTTCCATCGTTGGTGTGGGCCAGTTCCAGGCGCTGCCCGCCGGGTATCACGGCAACCTGGAGCTACGCTTTACCTACTACGTCAACACCGAGCCCAAATAA
- a CDS encoding aldo/keto reductase, which produces MTTATVAKTFKLGGDLEINRLGFGAMRITGDGVWGEPKDRENAKQVLKRVVELGVNFIDTADAYGPDVSEQLIGEALSPYAKGVVIATKGGLTRQGPNKWLPVGRAEYLEQQVEMSLRFLKTDRLDLWQLHRIDPKTPVEESLGAMKKMQEAGKIRHIGLSEVKVPEIEQARKVVEIVSVQNKYNIGDRAHEDVLEYCTKHGIAFIPWFPVAAGELAKPGGKLDEVAKRHDATVSQLSLAWLLHHSPVILPIPGTQSIAHLEENVKAQDVVLSDAEWAEIEASAK; this is translated from the coding sequence ATGACAACAGCGACAGTAGCGAAGACGTTCAAGCTCGGCGGCGATTTGGAGATCAACCGGCTCGGTTTTGGAGCCATGCGGATTACCGGCGACGGGGTCTGGGGCGAGCCGAAGGATCGGGAGAACGCCAAACAGGTTCTGAAGCGGGTGGTCGAGCTGGGTGTGAACTTTATCGACACCGCGGACGCCTATGGGCCGGATGTGAGCGAACAGTTGATCGGCGAGGCGCTCTCGCCCTATGCCAAGGGCGTGGTGATTGCGACCAAGGGCGGGTTGACGCGGCAGGGTCCGAATAAGTGGCTGCCGGTGGGCCGTGCGGAGTATCTGGAGCAGCAGGTGGAGATGAGCCTGCGGTTCCTGAAGACCGACCGGCTGGACCTGTGGCAGTTGCACCGGATCGACCCCAAGACGCCGGTGGAGGAGTCGCTGGGCGCGATGAAGAAGATGCAGGAGGCGGGCAAGATCCGGCACATCGGGCTGAGCGAGGTGAAGGTTCCCGAGATCGAGCAGGCGCGCAAGGTGGTCGAGATTGTGAGCGTGCAGAATAAGTACAACATCGGCGACCGTGCCCATGAAGACGTGCTGGAATATTGCACAAAGCATGGGATCGCGTTTATTCCGTGGTTCCCGGTGGCGGCGGGCGAACTGGCCAAGCCGGGCGGCAAGCTGGATGAGGTGGCGAAGCGGCATGACGCGACGGTGAGCCAGTTGTCGCTGGCTTGGCTGCTGCATCACTCGCCGGTGATTCTACCGATTCCGGGCACGCAGTCGATTGCGCATCTTGAGGAGAATGTGAAGGCTCAGGATGTGGTTTTGAGCGATGCGGAGTGGGCGGAGATTGAGGCTTCGGCGAAGTAA
- a CDS encoding MBL fold metallo-hydrolase produces the protein MAGIRRVSKLRQLVRLVRESHAVPMTGEPKLPGAIGPGELGVTFLGHSSFLLRLAGRAVLVDPVFAKRLVVLRRARRVGVEMENLPPIDVVLLSHAHMDHLNRPTLKQVARQTRLQTGRAPVAVVPRGVEDLVDTLGFAEVRTLDRWESTTVAGLRVTLTPAKHWGARIFSDTHRGFGGYVIEGEGHRVYHSGDTAYFDGFREIGRRLHPQVALVPIGAYFPDTHRSVHTSPEEALDGFVDLGADVMVAMHFGTFRLGREPMEEPPIRLMADARRRGLESRVRVLGEGETLVVAPVAGDVLAEPASNIA, from the coding sequence ATGGCAGGGATCAGGCGGGTTAGCAAGCTGCGGCAGTTGGTGCGGCTGGTGCGAGAGAGCCACGCGGTGCCGATGACCGGCGAGCCGAAGCTGCCGGGTGCGATCGGCCCCGGCGAGTTGGGCGTCACCTTTCTGGGCCATTCTTCGTTCCTGCTGCGGCTGGCGGGACGCGCGGTGCTGGTCGATCCGGTCTTTGCCAAGCGGCTGGTGGTGCTGCGGCGGGCGCGCCGTGTTGGCGTGGAGATGGAGAATTTGCCGCCGATCGACGTCGTATTGCTGAGCCACGCGCATATGGATCACCTGAACCGGCCGACGCTGAAGCAGGTGGCTCGCCAGACGCGGCTGCAGACCGGGCGTGCGCCGGTGGCGGTGGTGCCGCGCGGCGTGGAGGATCTGGTGGATACGCTGGGGTTTGCCGAGGTGCGGACGCTGGACCGCTGGGAGTCGACCACGGTGGCCGGGCTGCGCGTGACCCTGACCCCGGCCAAGCACTGGGGAGCGCGGATCTTCAGCGATACGCATCGCGGATTCGGCGGCTATGTAATTGAAGGGGAAGGGCATCGGGTCTACCACTCGGGGGATACGGCTTATTTTGACGGCTTCCGCGAGATTGGCCGGAGGCTGCACCCGCAGGTGGCTCTGGTGCCCATTGGGGCTTATTTTCCGGACACTCACCGCTCCGTCCACACCAGCCCGGAGGAGGCTCTCGACGGCTTTGTCGATCTGGGCGCGGACGTGATGGTGGCGATGCACTTCGGTACCTTCCGGCTGGGGCGCGAGCCGATGGAGGAGCCGCCTATTCGGCTGATGGCCGATGCCCGGCGGCGCGGGCTGGAGAGCCGGGTGCGAGTGTTAGGGGAAGGTGAAACGTTAGTCGTCGCGCCCGTTGCCGGCGACGTTTTGGCTGAGCCCGCATCCAATATTGCATGA
- a CDS encoding N-acetylmuramoyl-L-alanine amidase, whose protein sequence is MTLRLAPARRHFPTSLWAAAVLCSCVPLPMLAAGRTARHTPPPTPWEQATEAREHLEAIPEDARSKADYTRALDKFRTIYHDNPRDAHAAEAVNTVAELLAEQGHSLDDVKSLEAAVGQYEFLRTQYPGSPLRIPALLAEGKIDSEDLHDSVAAKERFALVLKLYPHSTAAAEARTGLAQLGRPKGAEATAGGIKSAPQGLKPAAPASSYSTAEAVPAATRHPANDAVATTTKPDAKIAARTADSADAPVALPVTTTAKTTRTTPLAQVTGIRHWSTSTYTRVAIDLGDEVTFEAARVPNPDRIYFDLHGAKLAQELVGKSFTVNDDGFLKRIRAAQSSGDVTRVVLDVNSVTEYSAFLLPNPYRLIIDIHGSKAVPGDVATTSTTTPAPKPEAQSKIDPNEVAELPVSPSASRRASAAANSSGLPPMAVTDGGDAVRPLTPQPQPERTRPEQADVMPGPAAKTSVPAPRVSAASKVTLGRPVPNTVAQSAPTMTTDVAAVSDLPGRVDATSAPTTRPIAAVVLGNKDVPDTAPLPRRSRSVAHTDAAPTKQADKTADGETSLIRALGLRIGRIVIDAGHGGHDSGTLGVDGIEEKDVVLDVALRLGKMLHERLGAEIIYTRSDDTFIPLETRTAIANKAQADLFLSIHANSSSDETARGVETYYLNFTSDPSALDVAARENAVSGQSIHQLSDLVKKITLKDKIAESREFATDVEGSLFAGLERGNAGLKNRGVKKAPFVVLIGANMPSILAEISFVTNPQDAHQLRMPEYRQRVAESLFNGVAKYENSLGGGKPVVVNRASVQ, encoded by the coding sequence GTGACACTACGCCTCGCGCCAGCACGCCGCCACTTCCCTACAAGCCTCTGGGCCGCGGCGGTCCTGTGCTCCTGCGTTCCTCTTCCGATGCTGGCGGCTGGCCGCACAGCCCGCCATACGCCGCCGCCCACCCCCTGGGAGCAGGCGACCGAGGCACGCGAGCACCTCGAGGCCATCCCCGAGGACGCGCGCAGCAAGGCTGACTATACGCGGGCGCTGGACAAGTTTCGCACGATCTACCACGACAATCCCCGCGACGCGCACGCGGCTGAGGCCGTAAACACAGTCGCCGAGCTGCTGGCCGAGCAGGGTCACTCGCTGGACGATGTGAAGAGCCTCGAAGCAGCGGTGGGGCAGTATGAGTTTCTGCGCACGCAGTATCCGGGCAGCCCGCTACGGATACCCGCACTGCTGGCCGAGGGCAAGATCGACTCCGAAGACCTGCATGATTCAGTCGCGGCAAAGGAGCGGTTCGCGCTGGTGCTGAAGCTGTATCCGCACAGCACGGCTGCGGCCGAGGCGCGGACAGGACTGGCTCAGCTAGGACGGCCCAAGGGTGCGGAAGCTACGGCTGGCGGGATCAAGAGCGCCCCTCAAGGGCTGAAGCCCGCTGCTCCGGCGAGCAGTTACAGCACGGCTGAAGCTGTGCCCGCAGCAACGCGGCATCCGGCGAACGATGCAGTAGCTACAACGACAAAGCCGGATGCAAAGATCGCGGCACGTACGGCGGATTCTGCCGATGCTCCCGTGGCGCTTCCAGTAACGACAACGGCAAAGACGACACGCACCACCCCGCTGGCGCAGGTGACCGGGATTCGTCACTGGTCCACCTCGACGTACACGCGGGTCGCAATCGACCTCGGCGACGAGGTGACGTTCGAGGCGGCACGGGTGCCCAACCCTGACCGGATCTACTTCGATCTACATGGAGCAAAGCTGGCACAGGAGCTGGTCGGCAAGAGCTTCACCGTAAACGACGACGGCTTCCTGAAGCGGATACGGGCGGCGCAGTCCTCGGGCGATGTGACCCGGGTGGTGCTCGACGTGAACTCGGTGACCGAGTACTCGGCGTTTCTGCTGCCGAATCCGTATCGGCTGATTATCGACATTCACGGCAGCAAGGCCGTCCCCGGCGATGTGGCCACAACATCCACAACGACACCCGCTCCCAAGCCGGAGGCGCAGAGCAAGATCGATCCGAATGAGGTAGCGGAGTTGCCCGTCTCTCCAAGCGCGAGCCGCCGGGCCAGTGCGGCAGCTAACAGCTCCGGTCTGCCTCCCATGGCGGTGACCGACGGCGGCGATGCGGTGAGGCCGCTGACGCCCCAGCCTCAGCCGGAGAGAACGCGTCCGGAGCAGGCGGATGTGATGCCGGGGCCAGCAGCTAAGACATCCGTTCCGGCCCCGCGTGTCAGCGCGGCGTCAAAAGTAACGCTGGGTCGTCCGGTGCCGAACACCGTGGCGCAATCTGCTCCCACGATGACGACGGATGTGGCCGCTGTGAGCGATCTGCCGGGACGTGTAGACGCCACCAGCGCGCCGACGACGCGGCCCATTGCGGCAGTCGTGCTGGGAAATAAGGATGTACCTGATACCGCTCCTCTGCCACGGCGTTCTCGCTCGGTTGCCCATACTGACGCGGCCCCGACCAAGCAGGCCGACAAAACAGCCGATGGCGAGACCTCTCTGATCCGCGCTCTGGGCCTGAGGATCGGGCGGATCGTGATCGACGCGGGCCACGGCGGGCACGACTCGGGCACGCTGGGCGTGGACGGGATCGAAGAGAAGGACGTGGTGCTGGATGTGGCACTGCGGCTGGGCAAGATGCTGCACGAGCGGCTGGGCGCGGAGATCATCTACACACGCTCGGACGACACCTTCATCCCGCTCGAGACACGCACCGCGATTGCGAACAAGGCGCAGGCCGACCTGTTTCTTTCGATCCACGCCAACAGCTCCAGCGACGAGACTGCGCGCGGCGTGGAGACGTACTATCTGAACTTCACCTCGGATCCCAGCGCGCTGGACGTGGCAGCGCGTGAGAATGCGGTCTCGGGGCAGTCGATCCACCAGCTCTCGGACCTGGTGAAGAAGATTACCCTGAAGGATAAGATCGCCGAGTCGAGGGAGTTCGCCACGGACGTGGAGGGCTCGCTGTTTGCGGGGCTGGAGCGCGGGAACGCGGGGCTGAAGAATCGCGGGGTGAAGAAAGCTCCGTTTGTGGTGTTGATCGGGGCGAATATGCCTTCGATTCTGGCGGAGATCTCGTTTGTGACGAACCCGCAGGATGCCCACCAGTTGAGGATGCCGGAGTATCGGCAGCGCGTGGCGGAGAGCCTGTTCAACGGCGTGGCCAAGTATGAGAACAGCCTCGGCGGCGGCAAGCCCGTGGTGGTAAACCGGGCCAGCGTGCAATAA
- a CDS encoding DUF6599 family protein, which yields MLTLPLLLGMVANAQQGATTLLEPPIPLLPHQVTGLERAGDAVTGTDPNQADAANAPLLKEDGLERFAQAQYNHATGGPALAATAMQFVDATGAYAAYTFYRTALPKGRVMTGAAKLGTQSVTDGDTVLVLAGTTVLRMKGKANPKEMLALTSALPKVGGRRALAPLLPTYLPVEGLEADTARYVVGPVGYGSLGLKIPAEVIGFDKSAEVMTAGYGKGTLTLLLYPTPQIAGEKGRAIEKQMNEPNGEHGALHNSMGMVKMRRVGPLLGITSGALSAAQAQALVAALHLNQQVSFDQKMPLEFHAEVKKTATLLQNILFFSVVVGGGAVLLGIFLGGARAGIRVLRGKPAHVEPEFLAINLRDQPRPLFVPQPESKGTEGHG from the coding sequence ATGCTGACCCTGCCTCTGCTGCTGGGCATGGTTGCGAACGCGCAGCAAGGGGCCACCACGCTGCTGGAGCCTCCAATCCCCCTGCTCCCCCACCAGGTGACGGGGCTGGAGCGCGCTGGCGACGCAGTGACCGGAACAGATCCCAACCAGGCGGACGCCGCCAACGCGCCTCTGCTGAAGGAGGACGGGCTGGAGCGGTTTGCCCAAGCCCAGTACAACCACGCAACCGGCGGACCCGCGCTGGCCGCAACGGCGATGCAGTTCGTGGACGCCACCGGAGCCTACGCCGCCTACACCTTCTACCGTACTGCCCTCCCGAAGGGCCGCGTGATGACCGGAGCAGCTAAGCTGGGAACACAGTCGGTCACCGACGGCGACACCGTGCTGGTGCTGGCCGGGACGACCGTGCTGCGGATGAAAGGCAAGGCTAACCCCAAGGAAATGCTGGCTTTAACCTCCGCCCTGCCCAAGGTTGGAGGCCGCCGCGCGCTGGCTCCGCTGCTGCCGACTTATCTGCCGGTGGAGGGGTTGGAGGCGGATACGGCGCGGTATGTGGTCGGACCAGTTGGGTATGGCTCGCTGGGGCTCAAGATCCCTGCCGAGGTGATTGGGTTCGACAAGAGCGCCGAGGTGATGACCGCCGGGTACGGCAAGGGTACTTTGACGCTGCTGCTCTACCCCACGCCGCAGATCGCCGGAGAGAAGGGGCGGGCGATCGAGAAGCAGATGAACGAGCCGAATGGAGAGCACGGCGCGCTGCATAACTCCATGGGAATGGTGAAGATGCGGCGCGTGGGGCCGCTTCTGGGGATTACCAGCGGGGCGCTCTCGGCCGCGCAGGCGCAGGCTTTGGTAGCCGCGCTGCACCTGAACCAGCAGGTCTCGTTCGACCAGAAGATGCCGCTGGAGTTCCACGCCGAGGTGAAGAAAACGGCAACGCTGCTCCAGAACATCCTCTTCTTCTCCGTCGTGGTGGGAGGAGGCGCGGTGCTGCTGGGCATCTTCCTGGGAGGAGCCAGAGCCGGTATCCGGGTGCTGCGGGGCAAGCCCGCACACGTCGAGCCGGAGTTTCTGGCGATCAATCTGCGCGATCAACCCAGGCCGCTGTTCGTTCCCCAGCCGGAGAGCAAGGGGACGGAGGGGCACGGCTGA
- a CDS encoding glycosyl hydrolase family 28 protein produces MMVFVRLGVVLSMVAGAGFAVAQDTRQVAEPKIPASCVQLSASLRTAGGKIAEADERRLDTDRIQKALDACKPGMAVELKPVDGNNAFLTGPLELRSGVTLLIDEGVTLFASRDPKLFDAAAKPGVCGTIPAAPVPGGGCRPLLSAVNVTDAAVMGDGTIDGRGYAKLIGHDYSWWEMARRAEPKNEKYYSMRLVVANHADGLTLYRITLHNSPNFHVSVNGTNGFTAWAVHLLTPVDKGLDARNTDGIDPSGSTNVTVAHSWIDNGDDNIAIKSGTTHMSVLDNHFYTGHGMSIGSETVGQAYLLVDGLTEDHTSSGIRIKSNVTRGGQVHDLTYRNICMRDVANPVAISPYYTNQTTEGFVDPHYTGDKIPDYKKIELDNVISETPGDVLVAGLDEAHRTEIALHNVVVQGITPQQVHLAYVDIASSGVNFDLSRGTNVKVLDRGKAASGPKDAPAGHFGLASCAKVFVPMR; encoded by the coding sequence ATGATGGTTTTTGTGCGGCTGGGTGTGGTGCTAAGCATGGTGGCTGGGGCCGGGTTTGCAGTGGCTCAGGATACCCGGCAGGTGGCGGAGCCGAAGATTCCGGCCTCGTGCGTACAGCTCTCCGCCAGCCTGCGGACGGCGGGCGGCAAGATCGCCGAGGCCGACGAGCGCAGGCTGGATACGGATCGGATTCAGAAGGCTCTCGATGCCTGCAAGCCGGGGATGGCGGTGGAGCTGAAGCCGGTGGACGGGAATAACGCGTTTCTGACCGGGCCTCTGGAGCTGCGGTCGGGAGTGACGCTGCTGATCGACGAGGGGGTGACGCTGTTTGCGTCGCGCGACCCGAAGCTCTTCGACGCGGCGGCGAAGCCGGGAGTGTGCGGGACGATTCCGGCGGCTCCGGTGCCGGGTGGCGGATGCAGGCCGCTGCTCTCGGCCGTAAACGTGACCGACGCTGCGGTGATGGGCGACGGGACGATCGACGGGCGGGGCTACGCGAAGCTGATCGGCCACGACTATAGCTGGTGGGAGATGGCTCGCAGGGCCGAGCCGAAGAACGAGAAGTACTACAGCATGAGGCTGGTGGTGGCGAACCACGCCGACGGGCTGACGCTCTACCGGATTACGCTGCACAACTCGCCGAACTTCCACGTGAGCGTGAACGGGACGAACGGCTTTACGGCGTGGGCGGTGCATCTGCTGACGCCGGTGGACAAGGGGCTGGACGCGCGGAACACGGACGGGATCGACCCCAGCGGCTCGACCAACGTGACGGTGGCGCATAGCTGGATCGACAACGGCGACGACAATATCGCGATCAAGAGCGGCACCACGCATATGAGCGTGCTCGACAACCACTTTTACACCGGGCACGGGATGTCGATCGGGTCGGAGACGGTGGGGCAGGCGTATCTGCTGGTGGACGGGCTGACCGAGGACCATACGTCGAGCGGCATCCGCATCAAGAGCAACGTGACGCGGGGCGGGCAGGTACACGACCTGACGTACCGGAACATCTGTATGAGGGACGTGGCGAATCCGGTTGCGATCTCGCCGTACTACACGAACCAGACGACGGAGGGGTTCGTGGACCCGCACTATACGGGCGACAAGATTCCGGATTACAAGAAGATCGAGCTGGACAACGTCATCAGCGAGACCCCGGGAGATGTACTGGTGGCGGGGCTGGACGAGGCGCACCGGACGGAGATCGCGTTGCACAACGTGGTCGTCCAGGGGATTACACCGCAGCAGGTACACCTGGCGTATGTGGATATCGCGTCGAGCGGGGTCAACTTCGACCTGTCGCGGGGCACCAATGTGAAGGTCCTGGATAGGGGCAAGGCAGCTTCCGGGCCGAAAGATGCGCCTGCGGGGCACTTTGGGCTGGCCAGTTGCGCCAAGGTATTTGTCCCAATGCGGTAA